From Schaalia sp. ZJ405, one genomic window encodes:
- a CDS encoding MFS transporter has product MLSTYAEILRLKRAWRFSLAGLILRLPMSMMGISIILLVRVEYGNYTLAGAVSAVNIIALACVAPTLARLVDRHGQLKVMGPALTISTLSTAGLLTCAVLHAPEWMLFVLAALAGATWGSPGALVRSRWATVVDEPKQLTTAYAFEAAMDELVYILGPVLSTVLGTTIHPGTGIALSIAFLTIGSIGFFAQRSSEPTPVPHDPDVAHASVIRRPAVIVLALTYIGAGTMFGANDVSAVAFAEQLGAPAMSGVLLAVFSIGSLTSALIYGARTWVQPLWKLFGFGVFAMAVGVTTYLLAHSILAMAIAMVVTGIACAPTMTNVNMIIAKVVPASQLTEGLTWMSTSLNLGISVGSALAGPAIDATDAHGGYVVMVGAAWVMVLLMLIGLRTLKRSTEEAPLPSLD; this is encoded by the coding sequence GTGCTGTCGACCTACGCTGAGATTCTCCGCTTGAAAAGGGCCTGGCGGTTTTCTCTGGCCGGCCTCATCCTTCGACTCCCCATGTCAATGATGGGGATTTCGATCATTCTTCTCGTGCGCGTGGAATACGGGAACTACACCCTGGCAGGCGCCGTCTCAGCCGTCAACATTATCGCTCTCGCGTGCGTTGCCCCCACCCTGGCGAGGCTTGTTGATCGACACGGCCAGCTCAAAGTCATGGGACCGGCGTTAACGATCTCGACGCTTTCAACAGCCGGGTTGCTTACGTGCGCGGTTCTTCATGCTCCCGAATGGATGCTTTTCGTCCTCGCCGCCCTTGCCGGGGCAACCTGGGGGTCACCCGGAGCGCTCGTGCGATCACGCTGGGCCACAGTCGTTGACGAACCCAAGCAGTTGACAACCGCCTATGCCTTCGAGGCGGCAATGGATGAACTCGTCTACATCCTGGGTCCCGTCCTGTCGACGGTACTGGGAACAACGATCCACCCGGGAACAGGTATCGCCCTGTCTATTGCTTTCTTAACTATCGGGAGCATCGGGTTCTTTGCACAGCGCAGTTCCGAACCCACGCCCGTTCCTCACGATCCCGACGTGGCCCACGCGTCCGTTATTCGCCGACCTGCGGTGATTGTCCTCGCACTGACGTACATCGGTGCGGGCACAATGTTCGGAGCCAATGACGTCTCCGCAGTTGCCTTCGCCGAGCAGCTGGGGGCTCCCGCGATGTCCGGTGTTCTTCTGGCGGTCTTTTCCATTGGGTCGCTGACGTCCGCCCTCATTTATGGTGCCCGGACATGGGTTCAGCCACTGTGGAAGCTCTTCGGCTTCGGTGTTTTCGCTATGGCCGTTGGTGTCACCACGTATCTTCTGGCCCACAGCATCCTCGCTATGGCGATCGCTATGGTCGTCACCGGTATTGCCTGTGCCCCCACGATGACGAACGTCAACATGATTATCGCGAAGGTCGTGCCTGCATCTCAGCTGACCGAGGGTCTCACGTGGATGTCAACGTCCCTCAATCTGGGGATTTCCGTGGGCTCCGCTTTGGCCGGTCCCGCCATCGATGCCACCGACGCTCACGGCGGCTACGTTGTCATGGTTGGAGCCGCGTGGGTCATGGTGCTTCTCATGCTTATTGGCCTGCGCACACTCAAGCGATCCACGGAGGAAGCACCCCTGCCTTCCCTCGACTAA
- a CDS encoding LacI family DNA-binding transcriptional regulator: MGKDVGVGRKLGAPTIRDVARLAQVSPQTVSRVLNNPEMVKKSTADAVQRSIETLGYRPSQAARMLATNRSGAIGVIDTGSEVLGQLLLVSSIESAARSADLSPRVVVTGEGTIPDFTAAFQLLRDEMIEGLIVLCNTTLHVREALRVSATIPTVLVANDEPAVTGISTVSANQRQGAADVIDHLRRYGQRMAMITGPSGWVDSDSRLQVWKENAPLPNTRLLRAGDWSSRSGFDAMLSLLDEGVDSVFACNDYMAMGAIWACVSRGLRIPEDIAICGFDDVPGVDHYNPPITTVRQPFAELGREAVRLLIDLIHGESSTSVVLPTQLVVRRTA, encoded by the coding sequence GTGGGGAAAGACGTGGGTGTGGGCCGAAAACTGGGCGCTCCAACAATTCGTGATGTCGCGCGGCTTGCACAGGTGTCGCCGCAAACTGTTTCACGGGTGTTGAACAACCCGGAAATGGTGAAGAAATCAACCGCGGATGCCGTACAGCGAAGCATTGAAACACTGGGCTACAGGCCGAGCCAGGCTGCGCGAATGCTCGCAACGAATCGTTCCGGTGCTATCGGCGTCATTGATACGGGATCCGAGGTGCTCGGTCAGCTTCTTCTTGTGTCATCAATTGAAAGTGCAGCTCGATCGGCCGATCTTTCTCCCCGAGTAGTTGTCACGGGCGAAGGCACGATCCCGGATTTCACTGCGGCATTTCAGCTGCTTCGAGATGAAATGATCGAAGGGCTCATTGTTCTATGTAACACAACCCTTCACGTGCGTGAGGCACTGCGTGTTTCTGCAACGATCCCAACGGTCCTCGTGGCCAACGATGAACCCGCCGTCACAGGGATCTCGACGGTGTCGGCAAACCAGCGTCAAGGTGCAGCAGATGTTATTGATCACCTCCGTCGTTACGGTCAACGCATGGCGATGATCACCGGACCATCAGGTTGGGTGGATTCAGATTCCCGTCTCCAGGTGTGGAAGGAAAATGCTCCGCTGCCAAATACGCGACTGCTACGTGCGGGCGACTGGAGTTCCCGCTCGGGATTCGACGCAATGCTCTCTCTCCTCGACGAGGGTGTCGACTCGGTTTTTGCGTGCAATGACTACATGGCAATGGGTGCGATTTGGGCGTGCGTCAGCCGCGGTTTACGCATTCCAGAGGACATCGCGATCTGTGGTTTCGATGATGTTCCAGGGGTTGATCATTACAATCCGCCGATCACCACGGTTCGTCAACCTTTTGCAGAACTCGGTCGCGAGGCTGTGCGGCTGCTCATCGACCTGATTCACGGCGAATCCAGTACCTCGGTTGTTTTGCCGACGCAGCTCGTTGTTCGGCGCACCGCGTAG
- a CDS encoding sugar phosphate isomerase/epimerase family protein, which translates to MQNYEESRARLVERFETAKRETPEKFKNRLNLSWSNWGFGLETLEQTASRLQKAGLSFIELHGNHYGDSLGYDVAETQKILADHGLTTAGVCGMFSEDNDLASNAPIAQQRALDYIRRELEFCQAMGGSYLLIVPAAVGRATEYDAYEFERSVAALRSVADEFEPHGVKGAIEPIRADETTLVHTVKDAERYIEAVGSPGVQHINGDVYHMQSSEWNIAEAILSAGDRLVNIHMADSNRLALGSGSMDIDAIIMALYLIGHNAPGRYVTPEPLGAGSSPYAARNGKTDPVILDALVCDSIEYFRHREEALLA; encoded by the coding sequence ATGCAAAACTACGAAGAAAGCCGGGCACGGCTCGTTGAACGCTTCGAAACAGCTAAGCGAGAAACGCCAGAGAAGTTTAAGAATCGTCTGAATCTGTCGTGGTCCAACTGGGGATTTGGTTTAGAGACACTTGAGCAAACAGCGTCACGACTTCAGAAAGCTGGATTGTCCTTCATCGAACTTCATGGGAACCACTACGGTGACTCCTTGGGGTATGACGTTGCAGAAACTCAGAAGATTCTTGCTGACCACGGCTTAACGACCGCCGGAGTCTGCGGAATGTTCTCAGAGGACAACGACCTGGCATCAAATGCCCCGATCGCTCAACAGCGGGCGCTTGACTACATTCGTCGGGAACTTGAATTTTGTCAGGCAATGGGCGGCTCGTATTTGCTCATTGTTCCCGCAGCTGTCGGTAGGGCCACGGAGTATGACGCCTACGAGTTTGAGAGATCAGTTGCGGCGCTTAGAAGCGTTGCAGATGAGTTTGAGCCTCATGGAGTCAAAGGAGCGATTGAGCCGATTCGCGCCGATGAGACAACTCTTGTACATACGGTCAAGGATGCCGAACGCTACATCGAGGCTGTCGGAAGCCCAGGTGTTCAGCACATCAACGGCGATGTCTACCACATGCAATCAAGCGAATGGAACATTGCTGAAGCGATCCTGAGCGCAGGTGATCGTTTGGTGAATATCCACATGGCTGACTCGAATCGACTGGCGTTGGGTTCGGGATCAATGGACATTGATGCCATCATCATGGCCTTGTATCTCATTGGACACAATGCTCCAGGACGATACGTCACACCTGAGCCTTTGGGTGCAGGTTCCAGTCCGTATGCCGCTCGCAATGGAAAAACCGATCCGGTGATCTTGGACGCACTGGTGTGTGATTCGATTGAATACTTCCGTCACAGGGAGGAGGCCCTCCTCGCGTAG
- a CDS encoding substrate-binding domain-containing protein produces MKSLKHALVALAGVAALVLAGCGSGEPITGGSDSGSDGDHDSKEITIGFAISTLQNPFFVSMKEGVDEAAKKLGINLKFADASDDANTQSNDVLNFITEGVDVAVLNATDGEAIASSVEALNKAGIPVITVDRTSEGGEIVAHIGTDNVTAGEVTAKAFFEALGGKGKVAILEGVPGASSAIDRGTGFDNVLADFPDISIVAKQTANYQRSEGLTVAQNILQANPDLVGFLSMNDEMALGAVEAINAAGKAGKVKTIGIDGGADAVKAVCDGSLVATVAQQSKVMGSQSIEQAVKVAKGEKIEKLQPVDVVVIDSSNCKDYL; encoded by the coding sequence ATGAAATCGTTGAAACATGCACTCGTTGCATTGGCTGGAGTAGCAGCTCTCGTACTTGCCGGATGTGGATCGGGAGAGCCGATCACGGGCGGCAGTGACTCAGGATCAGACGGAGATCACGACTCCAAGGAGATCACGATCGGCTTCGCCATATCCACCCTACAGAATCCGTTCTTTGTCTCAATGAAGGAAGGCGTTGACGAAGCGGCGAAAAAACTGGGGATCAATCTGAAGTTTGCTGATGCTTCGGACGATGCGAACACTCAGTCAAATGACGTTCTGAACTTCATCACCGAAGGCGTTGATGTTGCCGTGCTGAACGCGACGGATGGGGAGGCTATTGCATCTTCAGTTGAGGCGCTGAACAAGGCAGGAATTCCCGTGATCACAGTCGACCGAACGTCCGAGGGCGGCGAGATTGTTGCTCATATCGGAACTGATAACGTCACCGCCGGTGAAGTAACGGCGAAAGCCTTTTTTGAGGCGCTTGGAGGAAAAGGCAAGGTCGCAATTCTTGAAGGAGTTCCCGGTGCGTCATCGGCAATCGATCGTGGAACAGGTTTCGACAACGTCCTCGCTGATTTCCCCGATATCAGTATCGTCGCGAAACAGACAGCAAATTATCAGCGTTCGGAGGGACTGACTGTTGCCCAGAACATCCTTCAAGCAAATCCTGACCTTGTTGGCTTCCTCTCGATGAACGATGAAATGGCACTGGGGGCTGTTGAAGCGATTAACGCAGCAGGTAAGGCAGGAAAGGTCAAGACCATCGGTATCGATGGTGGAGCTGATGCCGTGAAGGCAGTGTGTGACGGTTCGCTTGTTGCCACGGTTGCTCAGCAGTCGAAGGTCATGGGCTCACAGTCCATTGAGCAGGCAGTCAAGGTCGCAAAAGGCGAGAAAATTGAGAAACTTCAGCCCGTCGATGTTGTCGTCATCGATTCGTCGAACTGTAAAGACTACCTCTGA
- a CDS encoding ABC transporter permease codes for METRNELSLAAEHDSVKKPRVKRSLPTFFGPLVALVLLMVFLSFLSPNFLTISNIFNIGQQVAILGVLAIGGTAVIILGGIDLSVGSVLALSGAFVGVLHINMGISVWVAALSAIVVGLLCGVVNGGLIVWGKLPPFIATLAMMSVARGLALVVLEGRPLSGYPKGFRNLTTFYIGGWLPTSVIIAVVLMILGGLYFAFMPSGRSLFAVGAGYEVSRLSGVPVKRLTVAVYACAGVLAAIGGIMMTSRLGSAQPTAGTGIELDVIAAVVIGGASLTGGYGSIAGTAVGVLIIGVLRNGLNLLNVSSFWQQVVIGAVIALAVLVENARQSQEAKARTKS; via the coding sequence ATGGAAACCCGCAATGAGCTGAGCCTCGCAGCGGAGCACGACTCAGTAAAGAAACCCCGAGTCAAACGATCACTACCGACATTTTTTGGACCGCTCGTCGCCCTCGTCCTCCTGATGGTCTTTCTTTCGTTCTTATCACCGAATTTCTTGACGATCAGCAACATTTTCAACATTGGTCAACAAGTCGCAATCCTCGGTGTTCTTGCAATCGGTGGAACAGCGGTAATTATCCTCGGAGGGATCGACCTCTCCGTGGGGTCTGTTCTTGCCTTGTCCGGGGCTTTTGTTGGGGTTCTCCACATCAACATGGGGATCAGTGTCTGGGTTGCGGCTCTGAGCGCCATTGTCGTTGGACTTCTCTGCGGCGTGGTCAACGGGGGACTGATTGTCTGGGGGAAACTCCCCCCATTCATCGCCACTCTTGCCATGATGTCCGTGGCCAGAGGCCTTGCGCTCGTCGTTCTTGAAGGACGCCCGCTCTCTGGGTATCCCAAAGGATTCAGGAACCTCACAACCTTCTACATCGGTGGGTGGCTACCAACATCGGTCATCATCGCTGTTGTCTTGATGATCCTCGGAGGTTTGTATTTCGCATTCATGCCTTCAGGACGGTCGTTATTTGCTGTAGGTGCAGGCTACGAGGTCTCACGATTGTCAGGCGTTCCCGTCAAACGACTCACCGTTGCGGTCTACGCATGTGCGGGAGTTCTTGCAGCCATCGGGGGAATCATGATGACATCGAGGTTGGGATCTGCCCAGCCCACAGCAGGAACCGGGATTGAACTCGATGTGATTGCTGCCGTCGTCATCGGAGGTGCGAGCCTCACAGGCGGTTATGGGTCCATCGCCGGAACCGCGGTTGGCGTCTTGATCATCGGTGTCCTACGTAACGGGCTCAACCTACTTAATGTGTCGTCCTTCTGGCAGCAGGTTGTCATTGGCGCGGTCATTGCGCTCGCTGTTCTCGTGGAAAACGCACGTCAAAGCCAGGAAGCAAAAGCGCGAACGAAGTCGTAA
- a CDS encoding sugar ABC transporter ATP-binding protein codes for MSNLDSEKNGMLGEAQASAPTQRVGTPSIASGKWNEPPINDGLSLRGIVKAFPGVKALNEVDFDVHYGEAVALIGENGAGKSTLMKVLSGVHSPNAGEMFLDGQPYAPSGPAHATACGVVLVHQELSLLPNLTVAENIFLGRFPQRAGLVHRDKMNSDAAALLARVGLAELAPTTLTGRCSVAVQQLVEIAKALSQNPKIIVFDEPSASLGQDEVDVLYTIVEDLKRDGVGIVWITHRLIETHSVADTVVTLRDGSRVKSWDTGKVDLESMVASMVGRDLTHIYPEPVTPKSEVLLEIRQLSRSGEFDNISLELHQGEILGIAGLVGAGRTELLETIAGARKAESGDIILDGQTLDLRSPRDAIRRKIVLVPEDRKGQGLAQRLTIEDNITLPTRAFLRGITPVGKLRTTAKNVKDDVDLRGQLNQLAETLSGGNQQKGVIGKWLPLAPRVFLFDEPTRGIDVGARSAIYTLIHQLAEQGAGVVVVSSELPEIMGISHRVIVLSNGKFAGELQRDEFSEQAIMRLAVSEQILEAQP; via the coding sequence ATGTCGAACTTGGACTCTGAAAAGAATGGGATGCTGGGGGAGGCTCAGGCTAGTGCCCCCACACAAAGAGTAGGTACGCCGAGTATCGCTTCGGGAAAGTGGAACGAACCGCCGATCAACGACGGCCTTTCTCTGCGTGGAATCGTCAAAGCGTTTCCCGGAGTTAAGGCACTCAACGAGGTGGACTTCGATGTCCATTACGGTGAAGCTGTCGCACTTATTGGGGAAAACGGTGCTGGGAAATCCACGCTGATGAAAGTACTCTCCGGAGTGCATTCGCCCAATGCGGGAGAAATGTTCCTTGATGGACAGCCATACGCACCCAGCGGTCCCGCACATGCGACGGCCTGCGGAGTGGTACTTGTTCACCAGGAACTTTCGCTGCTTCCCAACCTCACAGTTGCAGAAAACATCTTCCTCGGACGTTTTCCTCAGCGCGCAGGACTTGTTCATCGCGACAAGATGAACTCGGACGCAGCTGCACTATTGGCGAGAGTTGGATTGGCAGAGCTCGCGCCAACAACTCTCACGGGCAGATGCTCCGTTGCGGTGCAGCAGCTCGTCGAAATCGCCAAAGCGCTCTCTCAGAATCCGAAGATCATCGTTTTCGATGAGCCCTCTGCATCGCTTGGGCAAGACGAAGTCGATGTGCTCTACACCATCGTTGAAGACTTGAAACGTGACGGTGTGGGAATCGTGTGGATTACGCATCGACTCATCGAGACGCACTCTGTTGCCGACACAGTGGTGACGTTAAGAGATGGCTCGCGTGTGAAATCGTGGGACACGGGAAAAGTCGACCTGGAGAGCATGGTCGCATCAATGGTTGGTCGCGATTTAACACATATCTACCCCGAACCGGTCACACCGAAATCGGAGGTGCTCCTCGAAATTCGTCAACTGAGTCGCTCGGGAGAGTTTGACAACATCTCTCTCGAACTACACCAAGGCGAAATTCTTGGAATCGCAGGTCTTGTTGGAGCGGGTAGAACTGAGTTACTCGAAACGATTGCGGGTGCACGCAAAGCCGAGAGTGGGGACATCATCCTTGATGGGCAAACTCTCGACCTTCGATCACCCCGTGATGCCATTAGACGCAAGATCGTCCTCGTCCCTGAAGACCGTAAGGGGCAGGGACTTGCTCAAAGACTGACAATCGAAGACAACATCACGTTGCCGACGCGTGCATTCCTCAGAGGAATCACACCTGTAGGAAAGCTCCGCACAACAGCGAAGAACGTGAAAGATGACGTTGATCTTCGAGGTCAACTCAATCAGCTTGCGGAAACCCTCTCGGGAGGGAATCAACAAAAAGGAGTCATCGGCAAGTGGCTTCCCCTTGCACCACGAGTATTTCTCTTTGATGAACCAACTCGGGGAATTGATGTTGGAGCACGTTCCGCGATATACACACTCATCCACCAGCTCGCTGAGCAAGGGGCTGGAGTCGTTGTCGTGAGCTCTGAACTCCCTGAAATCATGGGGATTTCTCATCGCGTCATCGTGTTGTCGAATGGGAAATTCGCAGGTGAGCTTCAGCGTGATGAGTTCTCTGAGCAAGCAATCATGCGCCTTGCCGTGAGTGAACAAATTTTGGAGGCGCAGCCATGA
- a CDS encoding RbsD/FucU family protein: MLTGIDPLLTGDILKSLDEMGHSDTVAIVDGNFPAERTNSKVIRIPGIGVIPVLKAVLSVLPLDEDHPPILMDSAEESLPPAEKDILQTLGEAPHVMVGRWDYYPLVSQASVVIATGETRTWANVILSKGLVQP, encoded by the coding sequence ATGCTCACAGGCATTGATCCGCTACTTACGGGTGACATCCTCAAATCGCTTGACGAGATGGGGCATTCCGACACGGTTGCGATCGTTGATGGCAACTTTCCGGCCGAGCGTACGAACTCGAAGGTGATTCGCATTCCCGGTATCGGGGTCATCCCGGTGCTTAAGGCAGTGCTCTCAGTCTTGCCCCTCGATGAGGACCATCCGCCGATTCTCATGGATTCGGCAGAAGAATCGCTCCCTCCCGCTGAAAAGGACATTCTTCAGACACTCGGAGAAGCGCCCCACGTGATGGTTGGTCGCTGGGACTACTACCCCCTGGTATCGCAAGCATCTGTCGTTATCGCGACGGGAGAAACCCGTACGTGGGCGAACGTCATTCTGTCAAAGGGCCTCGTGCAGCCGTAG
- a CDS encoding LacI family DNA-binding transcriptional regulator: protein MLTHASGSPRLRDVADRAGVSLGTASNVLNHPERVSQSTIDRVKAAIDELGFVRNANASSLASGRSSYIGLVVISLANSMFVDVARGAQEAARKAGHNLLLADSSDDFDAQSDNVDSFNEARVSGLLLAPVRDSSAHVRRLKARDVPVVLINYDQEDHDLCTVGVDNEQVGYLAVQHMLDIGCKRIAFIAGADEEYQPVRLRRRGVRRGMKECAGRARFEEIIVSGVKEIDGHESAARIVGRSPESRPDGIICVSDSLAAGLIEGLCDAGISIPEDIAVMGCDRNSSVADCRVPLTSVTMQGHEMGEAAVRLLIDELDTAVPHVHQKVVLTPQLVIRGSTVRS, encoded by the coding sequence GTGCTCACGCACGCAAGTGGGTCGCCGCGTTTGCGGGATGTCGCTGACCGAGCTGGAGTGTCTCTGGGTACCGCCTCTAACGTGCTGAACCATCCGGAACGAGTCTCTCAATCAACGATCGATCGAGTAAAGGCTGCGATTGACGAGCTGGGATTCGTTCGCAACGCCAATGCTAGTTCACTAGCATCTGGACGTTCGAGCTACATCGGGCTTGTTGTCATCAGCCTGGCAAATTCCATGTTCGTTGACGTTGCTCGGGGCGCTCAGGAGGCTGCTCGAAAGGCGGGACATAACCTTCTGCTGGCGGACAGCTCAGATGACTTCGATGCGCAAAGCGACAACGTTGACTCCTTCAACGAAGCCCGAGTGTCCGGGCTTCTCCTGGCTCCAGTGCGGGACTCATCCGCTCACGTGAGGCGTCTGAAAGCGCGCGATGTTCCTGTCGTGCTGATCAACTACGACCAGGAAGATCATGACCTGTGCACAGTCGGCGTCGACAATGAACAAGTTGGCTACCTCGCGGTTCAACACATGCTGGACATCGGGTGCAAGAGAATCGCTTTCATCGCCGGAGCAGATGAGGAATACCAGCCTGTTCGACTCCGGCGACGAGGCGTGCGTCGGGGAATGAAAGAGTGTGCCGGACGCGCGAGATTTGAGGAGATCATCGTTTCGGGGGTCAAAGAAATCGATGGCCACGAGAGTGCAGCGAGGATCGTGGGACGAAGCCCCGAATCGCGCCCTGATGGAATTATCTGCGTGTCAGATTCACTTGCTGCGGGACTTATTGAAGGCCTCTGCGATGCGGGTATTTCGATCCCCGAAGACATCGCGGTGATGGGATGTGATCGAAACTCTTCGGTTGCTGACTGTCGCGTTCCACTGACGAGTGTCACCATGCAGGGACATGAGATGGGAGAGGCTGCGGTCAGGCTGCTCATTGATGAGCTAGATACGGCCGTCCCTCACGTCCATCAGAAGGTTGTGCTGACTCCTCAACTTGTTATCCGGGGATCGACTGTACGCAGCTAA
- a CDS encoding carbohydrate ABC transporter permease, producing the protein MSTSLTARMNNRSRRGVIPGIIAILFSIVIFIVPFVFILLTASKPQKEASLLEFSLPTEWHFIENFKTVIATQDYVLIRAFINSFIVTVIAVAIQVVLGAMVGYVLQRRQSKWNGIINIFVMMGLIIPPAVVPTIWVLEGIGLYKTLAGLIAIHVAFGLSFCILLFRAFVETIPRELDEAAIIDGAGPLKLFFRVIFPLLRSTIVTVIVVQAVTVFNDFTYALYFLPGQGNETVQLTLYNYQSQGLNQWNLLFMDVLLITIPPLIMFVFFNGKIQEGMTAGAVKG; encoded by the coding sequence ATGAGTACCTCCCTGACCGCCCGTATGAATAACAGGTCTCGCAGGGGCGTTATTCCGGGGATCATCGCCATCCTTTTCAGCATCGTCATCTTCATCGTTCCGTTTGTCTTCATCCTGCTGACTGCCTCGAAGCCGCAAAAGGAAGCCTCACTCCTGGAGTTTTCTCTCCCGACTGAATGGCATTTTATTGAGAACTTTAAGACTGTCATCGCAACGCAGGACTACGTCCTCATCCGTGCCTTTATCAATTCATTCATCGTCACAGTGATCGCCGTTGCGATCCAGGTCGTTCTAGGTGCGATGGTCGGATACGTCCTTCAGCGACGTCAGTCGAAGTGGAACGGCATCATCAACATCTTCGTCATGATGGGGTTGATCATTCCTCCCGCTGTTGTTCCCACCATCTGGGTGCTTGAAGGGATCGGACTCTACAAGACTCTCGCGGGACTCATCGCTATTCACGTGGCCTTCGGCCTGTCGTTCTGTATCTTGCTCTTCAGAGCGTTTGTCGAAACAATCCCACGTGAGCTTGACGAGGCCGCAATTATCGATGGCGCAGGTCCATTGAAGCTCTTCTTCAGGGTGATTTTTCCGTTGCTCCGTTCAACAATTGTCACGGTGATTGTTGTGCAGGCCGTCACTGTGTTCAACGACTTCACCTACGCGCTCTACTTCCTGCCTGGCCAAGGTAACGAAACCGTTCAGCTGACGCTCTACAACTACCAATCACAAGGGCTGAATCAATGGAACTTGCTCTTTATGGACGTTCTCCTGATAACAATCCCACCGCTGATCATGTTCGTCTTCTTTAACGGTAAGATTCAGGAAGGAATGACGGCAGGAGCGGTCAAAGGCTGA
- a CDS encoding carbohydrate ABC transporter permease, with product MKREKAMMATATQSAQTTGQLDVTAGSVKKKKRGLDRYYPLYFHIPAGVFFVVLFLIPTVASFYFSLTRWTLFDMEFIGLDNFVQFFKEPALITGFVNTFIYAFVTSGTKVILGLALAVLLTSQVLGRNYLRSVVFFPVLVSTIGVGVTWKVLLDPQDGLVNRALEVVGIRGPGWLTDPHLALFSVAGVDVWKGVGLATVIYISGIVAIPSEYVEAAKMDGAGSWEIFRNITLPLCRPATVTVIILSLIGGLRSFDLIWAMTRGGPGFSSDVIASVIYKQYQAGFYGLSTAGNVVLFLVIALIVIPLNMWLNRKGQRS from the coding sequence ATGAAACGGGAGAAAGCAATGATGGCTACTGCAACACAGAGTGCGCAGACAACAGGGCAGCTCGACGTGACCGCTGGGTCCGTGAAAAAGAAAAAACGGGGACTCGATCGCTACTACCCCCTCTACTTCCATATCCCGGCTGGCGTATTCTTCGTTGTCCTTTTCTTGATACCCACAGTCGCCTCGTTCTACTTCTCGTTGACGCGCTGGACCCTGTTCGACATGGAGTTCATCGGCCTAGACAACTTTGTCCAATTTTTCAAGGAACCCGCGCTCATCACAGGCTTCGTCAATACCTTCATCTACGCCTTCGTCACCTCTGGAACAAAGGTGATTCTTGGGCTGGCTCTCGCAGTGCTGCTCACCTCGCAGGTGTTGGGACGAAACTACCTTCGTTCTGTCGTGTTTTTCCCCGTCCTTGTGTCGACGATCGGAGTTGGCGTCACATGGAAAGTTCTTCTGGATCCTCAGGACGGTCTCGTCAACCGAGCGCTTGAGGTTGTTGGTATCCGTGGACCGGGGTGGTTAACTGATCCCCACCTCGCTCTCTTTTCAGTTGCCGGCGTTGACGTGTGGAAAGGTGTCGGTCTGGCGACGGTCATCTACATCTCCGGGATCGTTGCAATCCCAAGTGAATACGTTGAGGCAGCCAAGATGGACGGCGCGGGTTCGTGGGAAATTTTTAGAAACATCACGCTTCCGCTGTGTCGTCCCGCAACGGTCACCGTCATCATCTTGTCTCTCATTGGCGGCCTGCGTTCCTTCGACCTCATTTGGGCAATGACTCGCGGAGGCCCTGGATTCTCGTCAGACGTCATCGCTTCCGTCATCTACAAGCAGTATCAAGCAGGGTTCTACGGACTCTCAACCGCAGGGAACGTTGTGCTGTTCCTCGTCATCGCGTTGATCGTTATCCCGCTGAACATGTGGCTCAACAGAAAAGGTCAGCGATCATGA